From Triticum aestivum cultivar Chinese Spring chromosome 7B, IWGSC CS RefSeq v2.1, whole genome shotgun sequence:
TTGTTTgccattatgtctgaaattggggagattatcgtcgatatggacaataatgataacatggcaaattctgatgctcctgttgaagaaccccctatcttgcatactaaaaagttccaaatcggtagtggtaatattattggaaaaggggttactcaagatttctttacttgtgccgatgctttaccttctatgagtggttctattcttcatagaactactagtcttgcggatgctatcaccatgcttgtagttgagcttgaaagacaatttatggatatgcatccttgcatacaaagaattttcctggaattttttaatattgagcattcttttgttaagcgcgccgctactatctttttggcacatgagtttagatttataataaaagaggccaaagaaatctttgcgcactatagggtggacgccggtcgtcctcccatagaggcgatcctctttgatcaagaggaagttaggcgttttcaatctttggactatgttgcttttaacgaaaaccttagaaaaaaggttcctaccaatgtcctagttgatagaatttccgaacttaataatgattttactcttcgaaacaatgagctaggatactgtcttgagtataggctcacgaagttctgccaaaagaatgcttataatgatgaattaattgtgcaatatgaagggccaaaggaggaacccatacctcctgagATCGATCTTGggaacttttgtcccattaaatttagcccttttgattacttttgcttgcctcaaagaaaacttgctgctgaacgtagagaatatgagatgagttttcgtgatccatcttattattatggcactacttagatctatcctcgcttttatgcctagctaggggcgttaaaggatagcgctagttgggaggcaacccaattttctttgtgttctttgcttttgtttctgtttagtaataaatttttcatctaccttctgtttagatgtgttttaatgttttaattagtgtttgtgccaagtagaacctataggataacatatggtgatagttaatttgattctgctgaaaaacaaaaaatttcgcgcatgaaaataattttactaattcacagaaacgtgcttttgtgttgattccttttgttgtagatcaatagacaaatttcctaggacttccttttttggtagaatttttggagttccagaagtttgcgttagttacagattactacatactgttctgtttttgacagattctgtttttcgtgtgttgtttgcttattttgatgcatctatggctagtaaaataatttataaaccatagagaagttcaaaaaaaattgttcacatattcaaaaaatgttcttgtctcCGGTTTTATTCAGGAATTGAAGACATGTTGGTACTTTGTCAAAATATACATCAAGAAAAGTTCATCCCAGAAACTAATTCATATTCGCTACAATAGCTACTTTCGGTTTGCTACAGCACTAGTTCTGGTTCGCTATAGTAGACCATTCCAATTCTACATCGATGTTTAGTTCTTTAAGCTATGCACTGCCTTATTGACAATAATATTTGCTTAGCTGGATTGGCTTGGAGCGTGTTATAGTACACAGTTGGACTCCTGTTCGAATCCTGGGTTGCGCATGTTTCCTTTTTCTGCTCTCTTTTTCGTCCCGCACTAGAACTCGATGGGCCGACCCAGTCAGACTTACTCTCCGTGCGTCACGCTGACAATTTGACGCAAAGGGCGTCAAATAGGGGCTCCCAGGTCTGGGAGATGCCCGCGAAGAGATTTCTATTCCGTGTTTCAACCCAAAAAAAACTGAGTTTCGTCAAGAGATTTCTGTTTCATTTGTTGGCAGAGATGGGCAGGTTGTTTCTGATTAGTGTTTTGTCCATTTTATTAGTTTGGTTTTATTTACAGCCTATCATTACAAGATTATATGTTATTACTCTAGAAAATATTATAGATTATTGTTAAATTCTTCTCTAAGCCATAGTGTCGTCTTTTAAAACGTCTCAAAAATCGTGGCTACAAATCTACACATGAAAATAATAAAGAATGTGATGCACCTCTAAAGGTGAAATTTGTGACGACATGCACATCATCCTAAAAAGTGTCTCTACATAATAGGTACTTCCTAATGTAGAGGCGAATATAAAAGCGTCTTAGAAAAAGCGTACCTACTGACATGTTTTGTTGTAGTGTCAGTGTGTTGATATTATGATGTGTTGTAATTCTCCCTTGGTGATATGCAAACCACTATTGCGTATCACTTCACCTTTCTCGGCCCAGAAGAGAGCATTATTTGATAAATTTTCTTAGGATGGATCACCGGAGTGACAAATACTAGTGTGTCCTAAGTTTGTTAATTACTCCCTTCATCGTACTATGCGAGACGTTTTTGCAAGCTGTGTTAGGTTGCAAAaccatcttatattatgggatagagggagtattTCATACAGATTTATCGGGGATCCAAAATTTTAATGATGGTTAGATGTTATGTTATTTATTCGcctgtatttgtggatgcttgcattGCGGGTATAATCAAAAGTATGTATTTTGTAAGAACAATACATAAGTTCGGCTTCACCACACAACACTTATCAAAGCAATCAAAGTTAGTATTACTGGAACTAGGTGAAAACATCTTGTCGTCCTCGAGAATGATTTGACCCATATAAGTAATATCACCAGCTTGTCATTAGTGCAAATTAGAATTGGGCCACCTGCTGCACTGTTACACTTTTATTGCAATCTAGATTCTCCCATTTATTCTCTTGATCAAACAAACATACGAATAGTCTTGAAACTTTTGCAGTTATTTCTTTCTATCAACCAATTTCTTCTACTccccattgggttcgacactctacttATCCAAAGGATCTAGAATTTATCCTCTATATATGTGGGTTATTTTCCACAGAATATTAGAGTTGGCTGGGTATGAAGTTTTTCATGCATACCAATTATATGAATGTTCCCCCGACCAACTTCCAAGTACAAAAATCCAGCACATAGTTTTAGCAACAATGACAATGGTGAGACAAGTTTTTGTTTCTGTTAATTTTTGTAGTAACCATAgcaatttgttgttattttttgcgAGAATCATGATAGGGATGATCCTGTGCCATAAAATCTTGTACAAGGACGAGCACCGGTAAAAGGTGGCGGTGCTAGCAAGCGAAGCAAGAGAGGTAGTTGCAAGATGTAGTTCAGAGAAACTGAGTTTCATGCATGAGCTAATCAAGAAAAATGAGGCCATGTTGCATGAAGGAGGTGGAACGTCACAAGAAGGAGGCTCATGAGGCGGACATGCATCGGAATGGGGAGATAGGGGGCACACTATGCAAATACAACAGAAGAAGGTGACAATGGTAAACGGAAGTTGTCCTTTTTGACTCAGTAGAATTTAGTTGTAGTTTTGAGCATTTGGTTCGATCTTAATTTTAGTTATATATTTTAATTTCAACATTCGTTTGTATCTTAATTTGAGTTATGGTATCTCATAATGTATCTTATTTTCCATTACTCGAAATAAATGTGAACATAATTATGGAAAACAAATAGTGGTTGTGTATAAGACCGCCAAAAAAATCTGCAGATGACATCACATATCCGAGAATAAACACGTCATAGGGAATCTAGATTTTGCGGCCTTCCGCCACCCCCTATGGTAGAAAGACAAAAGGAGTTTTGAGCGTGCGTGTCCCTTGGAGCTCCCACTTTTGCAACAAGCCAATGCAGCAGGTTGCTTCTGCCAAAGGATATGGTGGGAAGTATACTATCCGCCATTGGCGATGGCGGGAGGAGACATGTGTCACTTGGTTGCGCTTCAGCCAGTGGCATTTTTGCCAATCTCGTCGATATAGGTGTTGTTTTGTAAATTCCATTGGGTAGAGGGGCATTATTATACAAATTTCCATACATCAGCCTCTTTCTTGTCGGCGGCCTTGAGTGCCTTACTAAACCCTAGAGTTTATCTCCTCCTCCACCCCAACTCGCCGCTGCGGCAACAAACCCAGTTTCTTCTAGGCGACTTGAGTGGCTTCCTAAACGTTGGAGGCCTCGACCTCATGTCCACCTCCATGGCCCTCCATAATTGGCATTGACGACTATCGTGCAAACGATGAGCTTGCACTAGGAAGCCATTCTATTGGTGGTGTGTGGGTTTGCAAGCGGCGCAACCGTGGCTTCAGCCGTTGACAACATGCACTTCTTTCGCGGCAGACATGTATAGATTGTATTTTGATAGGACCGTGGTAATTGATGGAGGAGCTTACATTTGCCATTCTTTATTGGATTCCAAAACTGACGCCTCCTGATTTTTGTGGTCTAGACACTTGACTCATTTTTCCTTGTAAAATTATGCTTATTTGGAGAGGCTGAAAGGTTTGACTTTCCTTCTCAAGAAAAGAGTTCTAACCATTAGATTTACCAAGACACAACTCCAGCAATAAAATGGAAGATGCATTGTACCTCCAAAGCTACTGCAATGTCCGAACAGTTCTTGGATTTGGCTAGACCTCAGAATTTATCCTACTACGTGGGGCACATATCTCGAGGAGGGAACCACATGAGAGACACAATCGAGCGCCAATTTAAGGGAGTTGAAAATGCCGCTGCGAAAGATGACTTGGCGATGACTGACCCAGAGAACATCATGCCACTAGCGGGATAGGACGCTGATGCGCATGGTGGTGGTGATGCCTCTGATGAAAGAACGCAATGAGGAGTAGGTCTTCAAGGAGGGTGCTGAGGCGGTTCACTTCGTAGCTTGCGCTATCACGTTCTTGGGTGGAACTCGAGGGCCCTAATCTAACCTCCATCGAAGGCTAGATCTCAACTCTGATGGAGTGACAAAGCCCTAGAATTTTGGACTCGGGTTCTAGCTATGCTTCTAGTACCAGGTGCGATGCAATACTGATGCAGTAGACTAGTGGAGAAAAacactactctttagcaactgcgAGGTTCTGCCAACAATCCCCTTCTGTTCCTTTTGTCTACACAATAGTGTGAGTTTTAGCAAGACATGGGCTGTCTACACACAAGTTGCCTGGTTTTTTAATGGGAAGAACCTAGGAAGTTCGTGCTCATTGTCTCCGCTTAGTGCCCGCTGTCCGGTGTGTCATCGAGAGGCATCGACGGAAGGGGGTAACAGAGGTGGCGCTAAGGGCAAGGTCGACCATAGCAACAAGAGGTGGCAATGAGATCACACATGGCGTTAGATGGTTAATAAGTGACAAGTGGCGGCGATGAGATCACACATGTCGGTAGATGGATCTGTGGATGGTGGCTGAAATGAAAATACCAGAGGTTACACTAGTGGGAAAACCCATATAGGTGTAGATAATTAGTGGTGCCGACCCCAAACGGGACGCCGCTGGTATTTTGGTAAAATGTAATAGAACACAGTGCAATCGAAACAGCAGGTTTAACATAATATTCATTGGTTGAGTGCATTGAAACCAATCAAGATTTAACTGAGCTCCATATAAAGAGCTACAATACACTGGTAATACAACATGCACATGATAAGTTCTGTCCAAGCAACCGAACAAAGTCTTGAGACTAGGTAATTGATTGTTCATAATGGGAAAAGGGTGATGTTTGTCGATGAGCACTTGAATCCGCCAATGTAAGGACAGGAATCATGTCAATGGATAAATTTGGCCGCCATGGATTAGCCCTGCAAAAGAGACATATTGAAACATAGCTCCAGTAAGTATCGCCCCATGCAATTGTAGAATTGTTATATGTGTAATGATTGTTGTCACTCGCAAATAAAATGCAATACATGTTGATAGCAGGAACAAATACCACGGTACATGCTAAACAAAATCTCACTGGAACTAAATAACATGTGAAAAATTGGATGGTCAATAAAATCAGATGATACCACTTCAGCTATAGCCTATAAATTTGAATACAGACACAACAGAAGGGCACGGTAAACAGAGGAATGCAAAAGGGCAAAAAACGTAAGGAAGCCCACAAAAAAAAATTCTTATCACCAACTCTAGTATATATCCAGAGCTTATATTTCTGTAAAAATGAAGGTGTGGGCACACAAAATTGGATAAATATAGCAAGATAAATTAGCCAATAACTGGGATACATGCACAACTAAACTCTAATTGGGATGTCAATACTACCACATTTCAACCACCCAAACCATGAAAAGGACTGAAAGATTCGGTTTTGAGAAAACTTAGAAGAATTAACATTTATTTTTCTAATTCATATATATCAATATTTTAAATAGCACGCTATTTCGCCGTTATAACGCGGTTATAGCATATTTGAAAGGAAGACGTTACGTTTTGGCAAAATCAGACGCTACGGCGCTAATCCGCAATTAGCGCGCTACACACGCTATAATGTTGTAACGTTGTAACGTTATAACGTGCAGACCATGCAAAACTAAAATAAGCACAACCCAGCAGGCCCAGCAGGCCAAAACCAACCCACGACCACTAGCTTTCTCACTCCTTTTATCAGAATCTTCCAGTAGCTTTCTCACTCCTTTTATCAGATGCATATATTGCTTGCTCCTATGAAAAATTTAGTTGCTTAAATACTTTATTTCTacatatatttgattttttttgcaaaggctattttgaaatatagcacgctattagcgcgctataacttgtgtagcatttagagaagggtctcgctatattttgtagcgcgctatttaaaatattGCTATATATAGGAGCATGCTGATCTTGGATGCCGAATAAATACTCACTAGAGCTCTCATAAACAAAGAAGTCCACTGAAGAATAGGTTCTGCAGATGTCATATATTTTAGTGCTTCCACTGTTATTAGATGAGGCCTCCCGTGACAGCTGCAGTATCATCTTTTTAAGCACTGGTGCACATTTGAGTATTAATTTCAATAAATCAAACTCATGTTCCTGTCCTTCGAAGCCATTGATTTCCACTTCTTCAAGAGCAGTTAAGGAGATTGTTTGAGATCTCCAGTTTGTGGGTTGACATGAACAGTTTGGCGAGCATTTTCCTTTCAGCTAAAACCAAAAATTAAATGTAAATTACTACTACACAGTGTATTATTGAGATATAATAATATGAAAGGGGAGAACTAGTTACGTACCCGTGATCTCTCTAGGACGATCTTAAGCCTCTGTATACCTCTAGAAATACGAGTGATCCCGAGGAGATGAAACACCAGTGCTCCAAAAACATGTCCGGCTTTGAGGAGACGTAGCTCCAAAAGAGAGAAATCAGCAACCAGGTGCTTCTCTATCTCCTGGGCAAAGTTGTCTTCATTGGAAGTAAACCAGGAGCTCTGAAAAAACATTCACAGGATATACATATATCATTTGTACAATTCTGTCTAGAGATAAAAAGAGACAAAAATATTTTTTCAAAGGTAATCCCCGCATTGCCACTTTGCTGGTTCCGGTAAATTAAAGTGAGTAAATTGAGATGAGTGGATGAtacatactctctccgttcctaaatataagtctttgtagagattccactatacaTCACAttcggatgtatgtagatgcattttagagtgtagattcactcattttgctccgtctgTAGTCcacatagtgaaatctctacaaagacttatatttaggaaaggagggagtacatgggaGGCAGAGCCGCAGAGGCACTAATGTGGATTGAAAAATTGCCACTTTGCTAGTTCCAGTAATAAATTGAGTAAATGGAGATGAGCGGATGATAGATACATACATTGGAGGCAGAGGCACTAATGTGgagcgaagaaggaagctgccccTGTGTATTTCCTGTGTGTAGCCACAACTTCTGGAGGCTCCAACGACCAAACCGGACGATGCTCCCGTCCCCCAAATACCACGAATGCCACGAAACCTTCTCCAGCATCGGCGCCGAGACGGAGAAGCTGCTGACCAGCTTGTATGTGCCGAAGGACACCGTGAGTCGCTTCAGCAGAGGGGCGACGATGTCGACTGCATCTGCGTACATTATGCTGCTTTCAAGGAAAAGTTCCTGCAGCGATGGCAGGTGGAGTGAGATCGACCCGTTCTGGACAAGTCCGAAGCCATCGTTGACAAACTTGAGGCTGAGCACGAGGAGGTGCGGGCATCGGGGGAGCAAGCTGTGGAGGCCGCCCAGGCCGTAGGAGATGGACAGCGTCCGGAGCGCGGTGAACTCGCCGTCGGGGCAGTAGAAGAGAAGCCTTTCCATCATGAGAGATTTGGTCCGCTGGAAGCACGGCAGCCGGACGAGGTTCCGCCGGTCTTGGAATTCTACGCCCCACGGGAAGCTGAGGACGATCTCCTCCGGCTCCAGCCGCACAGCGGCGCAGAGCAGCCTGGTGGCCGTGGCGCCGACGGGCCCGGGATGCCTGCTGCTGCTGGGGATGCGGACTTCCAGGAGGGAGACCGCGNNNNNNNNNNNNNNNNNNNNNNNNNNNNNNNNNNNNNNNNNNNNNNNNNNNNNNNNNNNNNNNNNNNNNNNNNNNNNNNNNNNGCGCCGCTGCAATCGACGGCGCGAGGTTGTTGAAGGCGATTTGGCGGAGATGCGTCCAGAGATCGCGCCACCGGCGCGAGAGGACGCTGGTGCGAGCGGCGGTGGCAGCGCATCCCATGAGGGTGAGGATTAGGAGGAGGAGCTCTTGCGGGAGGAAGCTGATGTGGtccagctcgccgccgccgccgcttgggctACACAGCTGCGGCTGCGTGGAACGCAGGCGACGCCCCGGCCTCACCTCCATCGGAGCACCAGCAATCTGCGGGGACGAACGGAGTCGACGACGCCCGGATCTTGACTCCATGGAAGGGAAGGCAGCTTCGCCAAGCAAAACCAAAGCCCACGGTTTTCCCCCTTTTGGAACTGAAACCCCGGTGTGTTTGGGTCCCCACCCAGGTTTTCAGCCGACCATCTTTATTATATACACTTTTTTATTTTCAGACCAGCATTTCCCAAATAATACCGAATTCCAATTTCTGGTGCAAAACATTCTCTGGTGCAAAACATTCTCATCGGAGGCATTAGATAATAAATGAAGGCTAACCCTCTTCTTTCAAACCAACAGAGAAACGACTCGATTCCCGCGCAAACGTTCGCGCATTGGCATGGTGATCTCGCATTGGCGCGAACGTTCCCGAGCAACCTACCAAATCTCT
This genomic window contains:
- the LOC123158577 gene encoding uncharacterized protein, with product MAEDLPRLTPQSALKMDQWKMAAATHVIKGELLCTTQYQQDWIRAVYGCDTQVSAMEILLSTSEANGWDFNLSHKYEDYRSVIPADEVLDVKYTKPSVTLSLHFVMVKMLFVDSSRHPGPVGATATRLLCAAVRLEPEEIVLSFPWGVEFQDRRNLVRLPCFQRTKSLMMERLLFYCPDGEFTALRTLSISYGLGGLHSLLPRCPHLLVLSLKFVNDGFGLVQNGSISLHLPSLQELFLESSIMYADAVDIVAPLLKRLTVSFGTYKLVSSFSVSAPMLEKVSWHSWYLGDGSIVRFGRWSLQKLWLHTGNTQGQLPSSLHISASASNSSWFTSNEDNFAQEIEKHLVADFSLLELRLLKAGHVFGALVFHLLGITRISRGIQRLKIVLERSRLKGKCSPNCSCQPTNWRSQTISLTALEEVEINGFEGQEHEFDLLKLILKCAPVLKKMILQLSREASSNNSGSTKIYDICRTYSSVDFFVYESSRLIHGGQIYPLT